The genomic stretch CCCCTGCCTGGGAGGCAATGACTCCTGATGTGCCTCTTGTGGAAGAGTATGTGCCCCACCTGCAGGACCACATTGCAAGCAGCCCCACAAAGGAGGAGTTTGGCTTTTATGAATTCtatgcaggagagcagcaggaagaacaggacaaggagcaagaGAGATCAGTTGATATTGAACAGGAGATTAAAGCTGATGATAATCTTTGTAAAGAAGAACTGATTGATGATGGTGATGCCACACACTGGGAAATGAACAGAGACAGGCAAATGCTGCAAGAAATGAAGTCTGATGCATGCAGCCCTTCCTTGGATTTAATCCCCACTCCTCCTGGCATAGAAAACTCAGGTCAAGGTTTTACTGAGGAAGCTGAAGTTCATCTGGAGGAAGTGCATTTCAGAGAGAAGCTGTTGCCATCTGAGACTGAGACTGAGATCACATTTGATCTGAAGAAGTTTGTGGAGCCTTTCCCGGCTGCAGAGACTGTGTATACAGAACAGGCAAAACCCACCACATCACTGGAAAGTGTGCAGGTAAGAGTCACTGGGCTCAACTCCCCTGTGCACCAGCATGGTGTGCCTGAGGAAGAGGTGTCTCtgagtgaggagctgcatcagAGCTACaggatgcagcaggaggaggttgATGCCCAGGAAGAGGAACAGCCAAGAGAAGTCACAACAGCTGATTTGCAAACGCCTAATGGGGATCTTGGCAGCATCATGATATCTGCTGAAGAAGAACACTCTGCAGAAGAAATGCAGGAGTCAGAGGTGAGTGTCTGTGGAGAGGActtaattcaggaaaaaatgaatgaatttcTAGTGGAACCCCCAGCAGGTTTCCAAAGAGGAGTTCAGGAAACACATGTGTGGGAGAGTGGGGAACGACTGGAGACCACAGACTCCCAGAGTGACAGCTTCATTATGGACTTGAAAAAAGCTGCACATGAAAAGAAACTCCAAGCTGGGCATCAGGCTGAGGGAGGTGGTGGTTCTGAGATAGAAAAGGTCTTTGAGCCAGGAATGAGCAGCTTCACCTGTGAGATAGAAAGCACAGATTCCCCTGAGGAGAAGCTCAGAGACATTCAACAGGAACCAAACACAACCAAGGGTTTCTCTTTTGGGAAACTCATACTTGGGTTAGTAATCGATGATCCTGTGGCACAGGAGGAGCAAAGGAGGGAGTCTTGGGACAAGAAGAGGACTCCCACTGAGGAAGCCTCTGAGAACAGTCTGGATGTAGAAGAAATGTGGGAGGATacttctgcagctccagagtCCAGTGCTGTTCAAATCTCAGAGCTGGAGCCTGATTTGTCTCTGGCCAATTATTTAAGATCCACTGGGATATATGAAACTCCAAATCTCAGAGGCACAGTTCAGAAGGAGCAGCAAGAAACTATCACTTCACTGGAAGTGGAGGAGGTTACCTTCAGCATGGTTTATGATTATTACAACAACCATCAGGAACTTGCCcggcccttctctccagagTCAGAAATGTCTATAGAGCTGGAGAGTGGAAGCAGAGAGGAGTCACCTGATTCGGACCGCTTCTACACACCTCCCTCCTCTGTGGAAATCTTTGAAACTGCTTCATCAGCATCCTACCACACGCCACTCAGCACACCTGAGCACTACTCCACACCGTCTGAGGGCTCAGGGTACAACACGCCACCTGAGCGCTACTCCACACCGTCTGAGGGCTCAGGGTACAACACACCACCTGAGCGTTACTCCACGCCGTCTGAGGGCTCAGGGTACAACACGCCGCCTGAGCACTACTCCACGCCATCCGAGGGCTCAGTGTACAGCATGGCCCCTGAGCACTACTCCACACCCTCCGAGAGTTCAAAATGCAGCGCATTGTCAGAGCAATATTTCACACCCTTTGAGGGACCCTGCTCTGCATCAGGGGACAGCACGCCACCAGAACGCTACCGGACGCCCACTGGGGAGTATATGGATGCCTTGACCATGCTCCCGCTCTGTGAGAGGAGGCATCAGCCTTCGGACCAGCCCCAGGCAAACGGGTTTGTGATGCCCTGTGAAGCCCTGGAGCCATCAGGCAGGGACATGCCACCTGCATTCCTCAAGGCATTGAGCAGGAGGAGGTTGTATGAAGGCAGCACGCTGACGTTCGTGGCTGAGGTGGTGGGTGTGCCCAAGCCAGGAGTGAAGTGGTATCATAATAAGTCTCTGTTGGAGCCAGGTGAGAGAGTGCGAACAGAGAAGGATGGGGACATATATGTTCTGGAAATCACTAATGTCCAGAAATCTGATGAAGGACAGTATCTGTGCCATGCAGTGAACATTGTTGGGGAAGCTAAAAGTATTGCAGAGGTGGAAGTTTTGCCTGAAGATGGACGGTCACTGGCACTGCCACCCCCTGTCACCCACCAGCATGTTATACACTTTGACATGGAGCAAAACACATCTTCAAGGTCCCCTTCACCACAGGAAATCCTCCTGGAAGTGGAGCTGGATGAAAATGAAGTGAAAGAGTTTGAGAAGCAGGTCAAAATCATAACCAGTCCTGAGTTTAGCCCAGACAAGAAGAGCATGGTGGTTTCCCTAGATGTACTTCCACTTGCCTTGTTAGAACAAGCTGCAGGCTTGGCAGCAGGGGAGAATGAGGATGTAAAAATTGATTTCCAAGTAACTGAAATGCCTCCACGCTTTGCCGTGCCCATTACAGATATCAAGGTGACAGAAGGCTTGGATGCAGTTTTTGAGTGTGTTGTAACAGGTACTCCTGTCCCAGCAGTTCAGTGGTTCAAAGGTGACACCCGTGTGACACCTGGCACAGGGAAGTATGTTGTGAGTCAGGAGGAGGGACTTCACAGTTTGAAGGTCCAAACTGTAGGACCTTCTGATAGTGGCTGGTATCACTGTCAGGCAATGAATAGGCTGGGAGAAGCAATGTGCAAAGGCTCCCTTGTGGTCATGGCTCAGCAGGAAGCAAATGCAGCAAGCAGTGAGATAGCCACAGGCTGTGAACCACACAAGTCCCAGAAGTGTGACTTGCTTTTGAGTAAGACTGTAAGCCCGGGTGACCAGTCAGAAATAGAGCTGGAATTTGAGTTTGAACCACACAGAGATGACTCAGAAAAAGCGATCCGACTGCTTGCAGTGACTCAACAAGAGCAGGAAGTGGAAGGGGAGAAGTGTGTCAACATTAGTTTTGATGTGTTTGCAGAGCCATCTGAAGAGGAAGGGGTTGAGTTTAGGGCAGAGGACTCAGAGAGCTGCAGCTTTGAGTTCCAGGTCACAGAAGCTCCTCCCAGATTTGTGAGGCTGATTTCTGACTACAGTACATTTGTAGGTGCCTCAGCATGCTTCCAGTGTCTTGTGACTGGTTCCCCCCGTCCAAATGTCTGCTGGTACAAGGATGGGGTGTTGTTGGAAGGGGATAGGTACTGTGCACAGGAAGAGCAGAACGGCTTGCACAGTCTTACTATTGAAAACCTGATGCAAAGTGACAGTGGGCAGTACAAATGTATAGCTACAAACAGGGCAGGAACTGCTGAGACTTGCGCTGTGTTAACATTATACTAAATTTCCATAATTTATTTCAGAGTCTGTCTTGAAATACTAAGTGGTTTTATGATGTTGTTCACTGCAGGTAAAAATGCAGCACTCATTTTAGGGGCATTGTTTTCATCTCTGTAAGGATGAAAACCACTCTGTGGGCATATTTGTGTTTCACTTAGATTTGCCTTCTTTGGGGAATTTAAGTGAGATTTAATCCATGCATAGATTTGTGCACACTTTCTGCACTGAAGGATGTTTCAGGCTCCTTCTACGCTCCTTACTCATTCttgtaaagatattttaattgaCACTCATTTGCGTAGGACTAATTTTTTTGTATAATGTACATATACCTGTGTGTCTGTAACAGTGCAATCACTATTGTTTTATGTAGGCTAGAAATCACCTGAAAATGTAGACACCACCTTTTTCTTGTAACCTAGAGGTATGGAACACTAACTTATGCTTGCTCTTTAGTCTGGGTATAGTTCTGTTAAAGAACTCCTTAAATTGGTATTCCCCCTTCTCACAATGTGTCAGAACACGATTCAAATCCTGTTTACGGTTTCTATCACTGCAAAATTCTTACATCTATGGGCCTCATTCTACTGACTCATGGaattaaatgccttttttaagTCAATGAAATTATGCTGTTGTAAAGAAATGCAGActaatgggaagaaaaatgaaaattttgcaTTAGTAGAGACCGGACAGGATTTTCTTCTCTATTACCAAGTAATAAACATGAAAGCATATTTTGTACTGTATTTTTAGGAGctaaagggaaaggagagagggagcatAATAATAACAAATCAATTATGTTACTgtaaattcattaaaataattttggttgTCCCTGTATTCCAGTGTCATTTGTAAAAAATGCATAGTAGTAAAAAAGTAAGATATTTTTATGCAGTATTCTTGTTTCACATTAGAACTACATCTCTACatatccctccctccctcccttccttcctcccttccttccttcctcccttccttccttccttcctccctccctccctccctccctccctcccttccttccttccttccttccttccttccttcctccctccttccctccttccttccctccttccttccctccttccttccctccttccttccttccctccttcttccctccttccttccttccttccttccttccttccttccttccttccttccttccttccttccttccttccttccttccttcaccGTTAAGTGTGCTATGTGTCAAAATGACCAGAAAAAAGTGGAATAGATTCAGTTGTTATCTGTGGCAttttctcagcacaggagattTTTACATTAATGTTCTCAAtgtgaatatatatttttatatttaaagtaATGCCAATATTTAGGAGGAACCAGCAGTAGCTGACATAATTAAATCAGAATTAAATCTCTCTTACATAAACAATGATAAATTGATTAAGAAAATCTGTTAAATGGAGGAAAGTTATTAATTAAAGTTTCTCAGAAACTAAATAACTTTCTAATGTACGTACCAGCTTTCCAGTTACCTATATGTCAAGGTGAGATCTTGAGTTCAAGATCCCTAGGCAAAAATTAGTTTTACTTCATTTACCTGTTAATAAGGTTCTTCCAGTTATTTACAAATTGCTGTCAGTTGCTTTACAAACAGCTTTAAGCAGAGTGGTGATTTTAAGCACAAAAACTATTCCTATTTTATGTTCAGTTATGTTCATACAATTTCTTATTTCTGAGTTTGATGTGTCCTCACAGTGAGACCAGCATGCCTCAAAAAGTCAATTATTTTCTAAGACTATCCCATCACTCACCTGGGACAGTAATTTTTGATCAAAAGATTCACCTTGCCCAATCATGTTGCCTGATATAAAGTCAGGAGTGGCAAGTTCTAATGACCCAGTACCCAGGTAAAACAACTGAAATGTTTAGG from Corvus hawaiiensis isolate bCorHaw1 chromosome 7, bCorHaw1.pri.cur, whole genome shotgun sequence encodes the following:
- the LOC125328250 gene encoding muscle M-line assembly protein unc-89-like; translation: MVDFKGHGTVAVLACPQNRKPIFTQGLKCRSVVEGDPAFFHCKLVACPAPHMAWFHNNRPVLQDCRKVIRTESTEHTHCASLELQDVREYDAGSYRVFAINSEGSAESTASLLVARRGEQRGLGLAGKAEWVRQSWECLLQQRREDRLRVVLRCTGSPFDKGQVAELGDLSPARGMVRTICFQSLPLAGPHRPGLAQSREHRRTVPDAEELLDEEIRWKLQKLREAKRAALKKKQESLMFMPQEGPPGKPSPPKVAATMVGSKPLRVQVVKQYSTPKAMGERWQVQGGLLEPCPPLFVQEVKPQETVEGQRCTFSCLFHGRPQPTVTWYNNDKPVGRIQGTAVHTTECCSTLTFPSVLPQHGGTVTCVIFNPLGTVSTSAALHVRQRMPAYKYTMKEKEGMKVKEKKEKVKEEEREKEKKKEEKVRKKEEEEAGLALAAENGLPSAVPDLDLLSLPVEIKITAPTPTPEQDTEMRETPRLSPEQAAFTIKHKFKFSFDMGNEPPQIVTEAPAHIHCCEGEEVVVECAVSGQPPPAVTWSLNGQSLSASERLRFEEDKNGIYRLHLQEVSVTDAGRYCCVATNVAGTAQTASELTVQPSAPKLYSKDGGTEELPTMDHVLHLQGPSILGKDEEEQTACPKEEQAHLPWSLRLSPPSGEQLEECEETPHFRESEMEETMMLDTTEVYARQEVGNTEERVSYTDGISEMRQYKGKADSEEHRFGIDTTELHPTISREGCELVAKDSGHFSEELEPEGGKVLPHTDTLSWDILKSPFMEVEGQTHAPEQSALAGECKDSSFMKVQEQTHAFEQSALAREGKDLSFTEVQGQTHAPEQSALAGECKDSSFMKVREQTHAFEQSALAIEGKDLSFTEVQGQTHAPEQSALAGECKDSSFMEVQEQTHAFEQSALAIEGKDLSFTEVQGQTHVPEQSALAGECKDSQFLIPISPVVQEGSDVCTECDAPAWEAMTPDVPLVEEYVPHLQDHIASSPTKEEFGFYEFYAGEQQEEQDKEQERSVDIEQEIKADDNLCKEELIDDGDATHWEMNRDRQMLQEMKSDACSPSLDLIPTPPGIENSGQGFTEEAEVHLEEVHFREKLLPSETETEITFDLKKFVEPFPAAETVYTEQAKPTTSLESVQVRVTGLNSPVHQHGVPEEEVSLSEELHQSYRMQQEEVDAQEEEQPREVTTADLQTPNGDLGSIMISAEEEHSAEEMQESEVSVCGEDLIQEKMNEFLVEPPAGFQRGVQETHVWESGERLETTDSQSDSFIMDLKKAAHEKKLQAGHQAEGGGGSEIEKVFEPGMSSFTCEIESTDSPEEKLRDIQQEPNTTKGFSFGKLILGLVIDDPVAQEEQRRESWDKKRTPTEEASENSLDVEEMWEDTSAAPESSAVQISELEPDLSLANYLRSTGIYETPNLRGTVQKEQQETITSLEVEEVTFSMVYDYYNNHQELARPFSPESEMSIELESGSREESPDSDRFYTPPSSVEIFETASSASYHTPLSTPEHYSTPSEGSGYNTPPERYSTPSEGSGYNTPPERYSTPSEGSGYNTPPEHYSTPSEGSVYSMAPEHYSTPSESSKCSALSEQYFTPFEGPCSASGDSTPPERYRTPTGEYMDALTMLPLCERRHQPSDQPQANGFVMPCEALEPSGRDMPPAFLKALSRRRLYEGSTLTFVAEVVGVPKPGVKWYHNKSLLEPGERVRTEKDGDIYVLEITNVQKSDEGQYLCHAVNIVGEAKSIAEVEVLPEDGRSLALPPPVTHQHVIHFDMEQNTSSRSPSPQEILLEVELDENEVKEFEKQVKIITSPEFSPDKKSMVVSLDVLPLALLEQAAGLAAGENEDVKIDFQVTEMPPRFAVPITDIKVTEGLDAVFECVVTGTPVPAVQWFKGDTRVTPGTGKYVVSQEEGLHSLKVQTVGPSDSGWYHCQAMNRLGEAMCKGSLVVMAQQEANAASSEIATGCEPHKSQKCDLLLSKTVSPGDQSEIELEFEFEPHRDDSEKAIRLLAVTQQEQEVEGEKCVNISFDVFAEPSEEEGVEFRAEDSESCSFEFQVTEAPPRFVRLISDYSTFVGASACFQCLVTGSPRPNVCWYKDGVLLEGDRYCAQEEQNGLHSLTIENLMQSDSGQYKCIATNRAGTAETCAVLTLY